One genomic segment of Kribbella jejuensis includes these proteins:
- a CDS encoding alanine--tRNA ligase-related protein yields the protein MNITRTFIDFFIDRGHVPTTGSTLIPRLGDPVLFTTSGMHPLTPYLEGEPHPLGRRLTGIQRCLRTTDLDEVGDSTHLTVFEMLGSWSLGDYGSSQTLKWGYELLTTGYGLDPKNLYVTVFGGDHQVPLDQESLRTWQKLGLPIELTTEDNWWSNGPTGPCGPDSEIFVWTGEGEPAGTPTTDDRWVEVWNHVMMRYRRLDDGSLEDLKQQNIDTGLGLDRLTMLLEGKDSVYETSQFEPWMRIIPQLWKLDERSQRIVIDHLRSSIVIIGDGVHPSNTGRGYVLRRLIRRMLTILWQDDESRTLSDVPVELFEHTQNHFHQGETVTLIRRILIDEEIRFGDLLDRGRKVLSHERFHKSLDDTDYEYLHETHGLPRELVDSLR from the coding sequence ATGAACATCACCCGTACTTTCATCGACTTCTTCATCGACCGCGGTCACGTCCCGACCACCGGGTCCACGCTCATCCCGCGGCTCGGTGATCCGGTGCTCTTCACGACCTCCGGCATGCATCCACTCACGCCGTACCTGGAAGGCGAACCTCATCCGCTGGGGCGCCGACTCACCGGCATCCAGCGATGCCTGCGCACCACGGATCTCGACGAGGTCGGTGACTCCACCCACCTGACCGTGTTCGAGATGCTCGGCTCGTGGTCGCTGGGCGACTACGGCAGCAGCCAGACCCTCAAGTGGGGCTACGAACTGCTCACCACCGGGTACGGACTGGACCCGAAGAACCTGTACGTCACCGTGTTCGGCGGTGACCACCAGGTCCCGCTCGACCAGGAATCGCTGCGCACCTGGCAGAAGCTCGGCCTGCCGATCGAGCTGACCACCGAGGACAACTGGTGGTCGAACGGCCCGACCGGTCCGTGCGGACCGGACTCGGAGATCTTCGTCTGGACGGGTGAAGGCGAACCGGCGGGTACGCCGACCACCGACGACCGCTGGGTCGAGGTGTGGAACCACGTGATGATGCGGTACCGCCGCCTCGACGACGGCTCGCTCGAGGACCTGAAGCAGCAGAACATCGACACCGGTCTCGGGCTCGACCGGCTGACGATGCTGCTCGAGGGCAAGGACTCGGTGTACGAGACGTCGCAGTTCGAGCCGTGGATGCGGATCATCCCGCAGCTGTGGAAGCTGGACGAGCGATCCCAGCGGATCGTGATCGACCATCTGCGGTCGAGCATCGTGATCATCGGCGACGGCGTGCACCCATCGAACACCGGCCGCGGCTACGTGCTCCGCCGGCTGATCCGCAGAATGCTGACCATCCTCTGGCAGGACGACGAGTCCCGGACGCTGTCGGACGTCCCGGTCGAGCTGTTCGAGCACACCCAGAACCACTTCCACCAGGGCGAGACGGTGACGCTGATCCGGCGGATCCTGATCGACGAGGAGATCCGGTTCGGCGACCTGCTCGACCGGGGCCGCAAGGTGCTCAGCCACGAGCGGTTCCACAAGTCGCTGGACGACACCGACTACGAGTACCTGCACGAAACCCACGGGCTGCCCCGTGAGCTGGTGGACTCGCTCAGATGA
- a CDS encoding glycosyltransferase family 4 protein: protein MTVLVVTNDFPPRQGGIETFVRSLCDELPDVVVYTSREPGDAAYDARLPFPVVRDRTAMLLPTARVTRRAVELMRSYPADRVLFGAAAPLGLMGPALRRAGARRIVAMTHGHETWWAGVPGARQALRRIGDAADTITTVSGWCEEQIRPALSPTAAVRRLTPGVDSHRFHPGVGGEQIRQGLGLVGAPVVVCVSRLIRRKGQDTLIRAWPRVLRSVPEARLLLVGGGPDREYLEELAGRCGVAESVVFTGAVPWTEIPPYVDAGDVFALPCRTRRFGLEPEALGIVTLEASACGKPVVVGDSGGAADTVLHGTTGYLVDPYNPTAVGVRIAGLLTNAQHRVELGAAGRKWVQDEWGWERSGATLRELLDI from the coding sequence ATGACCGTCCTGGTCGTTACCAACGACTTCCCGCCGCGCCAGGGCGGGATCGAGACGTTCGTCCGATCGCTCTGCGACGAGCTGCCGGACGTCGTCGTCTACACCTCGCGCGAGCCCGGCGATGCGGCGTACGACGCGCGGCTGCCGTTCCCCGTCGTCCGGGACCGCACGGCGATGTTGTTGCCGACGGCCCGCGTCACCCGGCGGGCGGTGGAGTTGATGCGCTCGTACCCGGCCGATCGGGTGCTGTTCGGGGCGGCGGCGCCGCTCGGGTTGATGGGGCCGGCGCTGCGCCGGGCGGGGGCGCGGCGGATCGTCGCGATGACTCACGGGCACGAGACCTGGTGGGCAGGCGTACCGGGGGCGCGGCAGGCGCTGCGCCGGATCGGCGATGCCGCCGACACGATCACGACCGTGTCAGGGTGGTGCGAGGAGCAGATCAGACCGGCACTGTCCCCAACAGCCGCCGTACGGCGGCTGACGCCCGGCGTGGACTCGCATCGTTTCCATCCCGGCGTCGGCGGCGAGCAGATCCGGCAAGGGCTCGGGCTGGTCGGTGCTCCGGTCGTGGTGTGCGTGTCGCGGCTGATCCGGCGCAAGGGGCAGGACACGTTGATCCGGGCCTGGCCCCGGGTGCTGCGGTCGGTTCCCGAGGCGCGGTTGCTGCTGGTGGGTGGCGGGCCGGATCGCGAGTACCTCGAGGAGCTGGCTGGGAGGTGCGGGGTCGCGGAGTCGGTGGTCTTCACGGGGGCGGTGCCGTGGACGGAGATTCCGCCGTACGTCGATGCGGGGGACGTGTTCGCGCTGCCGTGCCGGACGCGGCGGTTCGGGTTGGAACCGGAGGCGTTGGGGATCGTCACGCTGGAGGCCTCTGCCTGTGGGAAGCCTGTAGTTGTGGGGGATTCCGGTGGTGCGGCGGACACGGTGCTGCACGGTACGACGGGTTACCTCGTCGACCCGTACAACCCGACCGCCGTAGGCGTGCGGATAGCCGGATTGTTGACCAATGCCCAGCACCGCGTGGAGTTGGGAGCAGCCGGCCGGAAATGGGTGCAGGACGAGTGGGGTTGGGAGCGGTCCGGCGCCACGCTGAGAGAACTGCTGGACATCTGA
- a CDS encoding M48 family metalloprotease, whose product MRKSPRAPWAVGGLLAIALIFTIVVTTPWHLIDLPKPDAALDFTGAQIARQNAFRHEILKWSTASWIISVLVPLAIGFSPLGRKLYDALRIRPWWFAVPVTVAGIALITNLLTVPTDVLAERVSLKYGLSVENWRLWVWDRGLNWLITSLGVAVVAVVLIALAKRRQHGWWLPGATIAALLVLGVSFAYPVLVEPRFNHFTSMPAGALRNDFLRLAAEDGVPVKDVLVADASKRTTALNAYVSGFGSTRRLVVYDTLLKGTPPEQVRLVVAHELGHAAEDDVLHGTLIGVLGTAFGVTLLYLLLGARMADPRRTGLFVALVVAATTLASPVQNLVSRKIEARADYHSLKLTNDPQDFVAMQRDLAVRNISGLDPSRWRYWMFATHPTPPERIAMGRAWAAQNGITVPPLAAPTKR is encoded by the coding sequence GTGCGTAAGAGTCCGCGGGCTCCGTGGGCCGTCGGCGGTCTGCTGGCGATCGCGCTGATCTTCACGATCGTCGTCACCACGCCGTGGCACCTGATCGACCTGCCGAAGCCTGATGCCGCGCTGGACTTCACCGGCGCACAGATCGCTCGGCAGAACGCGTTCCGGCACGAGATCCTGAAGTGGTCGACGGCGTCCTGGATCATCTCGGTCCTGGTCCCGCTGGCGATCGGGTTCAGCCCGTTGGGACGCAAGCTGTACGACGCGTTGCGCATCCGCCCGTGGTGGTTCGCCGTACCGGTCACGGTCGCCGGGATCGCGCTGATCACGAACCTTTTGACCGTGCCGACCGACGTACTCGCCGAGCGGGTCAGCCTCAAGTACGGCCTGTCCGTGGAGAACTGGCGGCTCTGGGTCTGGGACCGCGGTCTGAACTGGCTGATCACCTCGCTCGGCGTCGCGGTGGTCGCGGTCGTGCTGATCGCGCTGGCGAAACGCCGGCAGCACGGCTGGTGGTTGCCTGGTGCAACCATCGCGGCGTTGCTGGTGCTGGGCGTTTCGTTCGCCTACCCGGTGCTGGTCGAGCCGCGGTTCAACCACTTCACCTCGATGCCGGCCGGTGCGCTACGCAACGATTTCCTCAGGCTCGCGGCCGAGGACGGCGTACCGGTCAAGGACGTGCTGGTCGCGGACGCGTCGAAGCGGACGACGGCGTTGAACGCCTACGTTTCCGGGTTCGGATCGACCCGGCGGCTGGTCGTCTACGACACGCTGCTCAAGGGCACGCCACCCGAACAGGTGCGGCTCGTCGTCGCGCACGAGCTCGGTCACGCGGCCGAGGACGACGTCCTGCACGGCACGCTGATCGGCGTTCTCGGTACGGCGTTCGGCGTCACGCTGCTGTATTTGTTGCTCGGAGCCCGGATGGCGGATCCGCGGCGTACCGGGCTGTTCGTGGCATTGGTCGTTGCCGCGACGACGCTCGCGAGCCCGGTGCAGAACCTGGTCAGCCGCAAGATCGAGGCGCGCGCGGACTATCACTCGCTGAAGCTGACGAACGACCCGCAGGACTTCGTCGCGATGCAGCGCGACCTGGCCGTCCGGAACATCTCCGGCCTGGACCCGAGCCGCTGGCGGTACTGGATGTTCGCCACCCACCCGACGCCGCCGGAGCGGATCGCGATGGGCCGAGCGTGGGCCGCGCAGAACGGCATCACGGTTCCGCCACTTGCGGCGCCGACGAAGCGATGA
- a CDS encoding C40 family peptidase produces MSIGRINRTKGIALAAITSTAVMAGVILIQGAADADPAPTLAEAKKQVADLEHQAEVAGESANDLRGQISAAQARVNALKSGIAKQQAQVDAVKRQIGSLAVAGYQTSGISTTAQLLLSNNPDQFLSQASTAQAFAGQQNSALRRYQLAQGKLTDLQASEQTELAALQAVQAKQTSFVNQLNGNLDKAQKVLDKLSAADRQRIADENAQEAENARKERPTRDGNRTGDDIPNIPASGRGAIAVNAALSQLGSPYVWGADGPSSYDCSGLTMYAWGKAGVSLSHSSKAQAGEGRRVTRSELQPGDLIFYYSPISHVAIYLGNGRIVHAPRPGKSVEIAPMDEMPINTMVRPG; encoded by the coding sequence GTGTCCATCGGACGCATCAACCGCACCAAGGGAATCGCCCTCGCCGCCATCACCAGCACGGCTGTCATGGCCGGCGTGATCCTGATCCAGGGAGCGGCCGATGCCGATCCCGCGCCCACCCTGGCGGAGGCGAAGAAGCAGGTCGCCGACCTGGAGCACCAGGCCGAAGTGGCCGGTGAGTCGGCGAACGACCTTCGCGGCCAGATCTCGGCCGCCCAGGCCCGGGTGAACGCGTTGAAGTCCGGTATCGCCAAGCAGCAGGCCCAGGTCGACGCGGTGAAGCGCCAGATCGGCTCGCTCGCGGTGGCCGGCTACCAGACCTCCGGGATCTCGACGACGGCGCAGCTGCTGCTCTCGAACAACCCCGACCAGTTCCTCAGCCAGGCGTCCACGGCCCAGGCCTTCGCCGGCCAGCAGAACTCCGCGCTCCGCCGCTACCAGCTCGCGCAGGGCAAGCTCACCGACCTGCAGGCGAGCGAGCAGACCGAGCTGGCCGCACTGCAGGCCGTGCAGGCCAAGCAGACCAGCTTCGTGAACCAGCTGAACGGCAACCTGGACAAGGCCCAGAAGGTGCTCGACAAGCTGAGCGCGGCCGACCGGCAGCGGATCGCGGACGAGAACGCCCAGGAGGCGGAGAACGCGCGCAAGGAGCGCCCGACCCGCGACGGCAACCGGACCGGCGACGACATCCCGAACATCCCGGCCAGCGGCCGTGGTGCGATCGCGGTGAACGCGGCACTGTCCCAGCTGGGCTCGCCGTACGTCTGGGGTGCCGACGGCCCGAGCTCGTACGACTGCTCCGGCCTGACCATGTACGCCTGGGGCAAGGCCGGCGTCTCGCTGTCGCACTCCTCGAAGGCGCAGGCCGGCGAGGGCCGCCGCGTCACCCGCTCCGAGCTGCAGCCGGGCGACCTGATCTTCTACTACAGCCCTATCAGCCACGTCGCGATCTACCTCGGCAACGGCCGGATCGTGCACGCTCCGCGTCCGGGCAAGAGCGTGGAGATCGCCCCGATGGACGAGATGCCGATCAACACCATGGTCCGCCCGGGCTGA
- a CDS encoding NYN domain-containing protein: MTEAGAAASSAATTLPEPVRQRVLTLAAHALGQLPTTDIPAPLRRFASFAPAKRAKLSASVLGPILETDDHFRKLTAYEVRREHPELGDAVADGVPVPAADPVEVAALAYLLRPDDWEQHVAAAAQVPVENPRADAAAVERLSEQLDQARTETRQVRERLREQVNELKAENVTLRRKLNEARQRITGLQTEVEQRTKEAETADERVDAARAEVERELRKLRARVTELEAVEHAARRTAGQERELATTRTRLLLDTLLEAASGLRRELALPPGGDLRPADTVAGSEPEAAPVGRTAPEDDPALFDELLSLPQVHLIVDGYNVTKTAWPNSPLHSQRQRLVTALGALVAQRRVEVTVVFDGAELSGPVQLNPPRGVRVRFSPAGVIADEVIRQLVRAEPPGRPVVVVSTDREVAESTVKLGARALSATSLVARIART, translated from the coding sequence GTGACTGAGGCCGGCGCCGCCGCGAGCTCCGCCGCTACGACTTTGCCTGAACCGGTCCGGCAACGCGTCCTGACCCTCGCCGCGCACGCCCTCGGCCAGCTTCCTACCACTGACATCCCGGCCCCGCTGCGCCGGTTCGCGAGTTTCGCGCCGGCCAAGCGGGCGAAGCTGTCGGCGTCGGTGCTCGGCCCGATCCTGGAGACCGACGACCACTTCCGCAAGCTGACCGCGTACGAGGTACGGCGTGAGCACCCGGAGCTCGGCGACGCGGTCGCGGACGGCGTACCGGTTCCGGCGGCCGACCCGGTCGAGGTCGCCGCGCTCGCGTACCTGCTCCGCCCGGACGACTGGGAGCAGCACGTCGCGGCCGCCGCCCAGGTCCCGGTGGAGAACCCACGCGCCGACGCCGCCGCGGTCGAGCGGCTCTCCGAACAGCTCGACCAGGCCCGCACCGAGACCCGCCAGGTCCGCGAACGGCTTCGTGAACAGGTCAACGAGCTGAAGGCCGAGAACGTCACGCTCCGCCGCAAGCTGAACGAGGCCCGCCAGCGGATCACCGGCCTGCAGACCGAGGTCGAACAGCGCACCAAGGAAGCCGAGACCGCCGACGAACGCGTCGACGCGGCGCGTGCCGAAGTGGAGCGTGAGCTGCGCAAACTCCGCGCCCGGGTGACCGAGCTCGAAGCGGTCGAGCACGCGGCCCGGCGGACGGCCGGACAGGAGCGGGAGCTCGCGACGACCCGCACCCGGCTGCTGCTGGACACGTTGCTGGAGGCAGCGAGCGGCCTGCGCCGCGAGTTGGCGTTACCGCCCGGGGGAGACCTTCGTCCGGCGGACACGGTCGCTGGTTCCGAGCCCGAGGCGGCCCCGGTTGGACGTACGGCGCCTGAGGACGACCCGGCGTTGTTCGACGAGCTCCTGTCGCTTCCGCAAGTGCATCTGATCGTTGACGGCTACAACGTCACGAAGACCGCCTGGCCGAACTCGCCCCTGCATTCGCAGCGTCAGCGCCTGGTGACCGCGCTGGGCGCCCTGGTGGCGCAGCGCCGGGTCGAGGTGACTGTGGTGTTCGACGGCGCGGAGCTGTCCGGCCCCGTGCAGCTCAACCCACCACGTGGCGTCCGCGTACGGTTCAGCCCCGCCGGAGTGATCGCCGACGAGGTGATCCGGCAACTGGTGCGCGCCGAGCCGCCGGGACGTCCGGTGGTGGTCGTCTCGACCGACCGCGAAGTTGCCGAGAGCACCGTCAAACTCGGCGCTCGCGCACTGTCGGCAACGAGCCTGGTGGCACGCATCGCCCGCACGTAG
- a CDS encoding DEDD exonuclease domain-containing protein has product MTSPGHASAADSLSPIRGVQPSFDDLGTPLRDITFCVVDLETTGNPPGEGGITEIGAVKVRAGEVVAEFQTLVNPSEPIPPFIAVLTGISDLMVASAPRIESVLPAFLEFAQGCVMVAHNAPFDMGFLKHETLVHGYDWPDFAVVDTALLARRVITPDEAPNCKLGTLAKLFRTRTTPNHRALSDARATVDVLHGLFERVGSLGVQTLEDLQTFSSRVAPAVRRKRHLAESLPHAPGVYLFTDDRGEVLYVGKSKDLRTRVRSYFTASETRNRIGEMVGIATGVRGIECGTPLEAEIRELRLIAEHKPRYNRRSKFPERQHWLKVTVEPFPRLSLVKQVRDDDGGYLGPFSSRKTAERAMAALHEAFPIRQCTARMSKHPSLSPCVLAEMGRCVAPCDGRISADSYGEFVAALRSALTADPTPVVEALDRRIDVLSADERFEDAAVHRDRLSAFVRSSARMQRMASVTGCAEICAARRTDDGGWELHVIRRGRLAAAGFSPRGTDPRPHLEMLRASAETVLPGIGPVATASPEEIELILRWLELPGVRLVEMDGTWTCPVSGAGRHLTRLDNAHSDLHQHPTERRRHMRPLGPARVG; this is encoded by the coding sequence ATGACCTCGCCCGGGCATGCATCCGCCGCGGATTCGCTGTCGCCGATCCGCGGTGTCCAGCCCAGTTTCGACGACCTGGGGACACCGCTGCGCGACATCACGTTCTGCGTCGTCGACCTGGAGACCACCGGCAACCCGCCGGGTGAGGGCGGCATCACCGAGATCGGTGCGGTCAAGGTGCGGGCCGGCGAGGTGGTCGCCGAGTTCCAGACGCTGGTCAACCCCTCGGAGCCGATCCCGCCGTTCATCGCGGTGCTGACCGGGATCTCCGACCTGATGGTTGCCTCCGCACCCCGGATCGAGTCGGTGCTGCCGGCGTTCCTGGAGTTCGCGCAGGGCTGCGTGATGGTCGCGCACAACGCGCCGTTCGACATGGGCTTCCTGAAGCACGAGACCCTCGTGCACGGGTACGACTGGCCCGATTTCGCCGTCGTCGACACCGCGCTGCTGGCCCGCCGGGTGATCACCCCGGACGAAGCGCCGAACTGCAAACTCGGCACGCTGGCGAAGTTGTTCCGGACCAGGACGACGCCGAACCACCGCGCGCTGTCCGACGCCCGCGCCACCGTCGACGTGCTGCACGGGCTGTTCGAGCGGGTCGGCTCGTTGGGCGTGCAAACGTTGGAGGACCTGCAGACGTTCTCGTCCCGGGTCGCGCCCGCGGTCCGGAGGAAGCGCCACCTGGCCGAGTCGTTGCCGCACGCACCGGGTGTGTACCTGTTCACCGACGACCGCGGCGAGGTGCTGTACGTCGGCAAGTCGAAGGACCTGCGCACCCGGGTCCGGTCGTACTTCACCGCCTCGGAGACCCGGAACCGGATCGGCGAGATGGTCGGGATCGCCACCGGCGTCCGCGGGATCGAATGCGGGACACCGCTGGAGGCCGAGATCCGGGAGCTGCGGCTGATCGCGGAGCACAAACCGCGATACAACCGGCGGTCGAAGTTCCCGGAGCGGCAGCACTGGCTGAAGGTCACGGTGGAACCGTTTCCGCGACTGTCACTGGTCAAACAGGTCCGCGACGACGACGGTGGGTATCTCGGCCCGTTCAGCTCACGGAAGACCGCCGAGCGGGCGATGGCCGCGCTGCACGAGGCATTCCCGATCCGGCAGTGCACCGCGCGGATGTCCAAGCACCCGTCGCTGTCACCGTGCGTGCTGGCCGAGATGGGCCGGTGCGTCGCTCCGTGCGACGGCCGGATCTCCGCGGATTCGTATGGCGAGTTCGTCGCGGCGCTGCGCTCGGCGCTGACCGCCGACCCGACGCCGGTCGTGGAGGCGCTCGACCGGCGGATCGACGTACTGTCCGCGGACGAACGGTTCGAGGACGCCGCCGTGCACCGGGACCGGTTGAGCGCGTTCGTGCGGAGTTCGGCGCGGATGCAGCGGATGGCCTCCGTCACCGGCTGCGCGGAGATCTGCGCGGCCCGGCGTACCGACGACGGCGGCTGGGAGCTGCACGTGATCCGCCGCGGCCGGCTGGCCGCCGCCGGGTTCAGCCCGCGGGGCACGGACCCCCGGCCGCATCTCGAGATGCTGCGCGCGTCGGCGGAGACGGTGCTGCCCGGGATCGGCCCGGTGGCGACCGCCTCACCGGAGGAGATCGAGCTGATCCTGCGCTGGCTCGAGCTCCCCGGCGTCCGCCTGGTCGAGATGGACGGCACCTGGACCTGCCCGGTCAGCGGCGCCGGCCGCCATCTCACCCGCCTGGACAACGCGCACTCGGACCTCCACCAGCACCCGACCGAACGCCGCCGTCATATGCGTCCGCTCGGTCCTGCTCGAGTTGGTTAG
- a CDS encoding helix-turn-helix domain-containing protein, with the protein MASELAVGLRSWRARRRVSQLELAVRAGTTQRHVSFIESGRSVPGRDMVIRLAESLQVPLRDRNQLLVAGGYAPAYEETPYDAPSLGAIRAALSGILEGHRPSPAVVVDRRGDVVLANDSFNALVAGVAPYLLDAPVSVPRLFLHPDGLAGRIVNFREWAWHVIDGLTREAALVPNLESDELIAELVKLIPPRPETGPDHLGFAVPLRVRSANGELRLITTLTRFGTAIDVTVSELRMEAFLPADEPTARALRELDHTMLQRVEV; encoded by the coding sequence ATGGCATCCGAGTTGGCGGTGGGATTGCGGTCGTGGCGGGCGCGGCGGCGGGTGAGTCAGCTGGAGCTGGCCGTCCGGGCCGGGACGACGCAGCGGCACGTCAGCTTCATCGAGAGCGGCCGGTCGGTGCCCGGGCGGGACATGGTGATCCGGCTCGCGGAGTCGCTCCAGGTGCCGCTGCGGGACCGGAACCAGTTGCTGGTGGCCGGCGGCTATGCCCCGGCGTACGAGGAGACGCCGTACGACGCTCCGAGCCTCGGCGCGATCCGGGCGGCGCTGAGCGGGATCCTCGAGGGGCATCGACCGAGTCCCGCGGTGGTCGTCGACCGGCGCGGAGACGTGGTCCTCGCGAACGACTCGTTCAACGCGCTCGTCGCGGGCGTCGCGCCGTACCTGCTGGACGCGCCGGTGTCGGTCCCGCGGCTGTTCCTGCATCCGGACGGGCTGGCGGGGCGGATCGTGAATTTCCGCGAGTGGGCGTGGCATGTGATCGACGGGCTGACGCGCGAGGCGGCCCTGGTGCCGAACCTTGAGTCGGACGAGCTGATCGCGGAGCTCGTCAAGCTGATCCCGCCGCGCCCGGAGACCGGGCCGGACCATCTCGGGTTCGCCGTACCGCTGCGGGTGCGGTCCGCGAACGGGGAGCTGCGGCTGATCACCACGCTGACGAGATTCGGTACGGCGATCGACGTCACCGTCTCCGAGCTGCGGATGGAGGCGTTCCTGCCCGCCGACGAACCGACGGCGCGGGCGCTGCGGGAGCTCGACCACACTATGCTTCAGCGGGTTGAGGTGTGA
- a CDS encoding Lrp/AsnC family transcriptional regulator: MVTAIVFIKADVARIPEVAEAVAAIDGVSEVYSVTGGLDLIALVRVARHEDLATVIPEHVNRVPGVLSTETHIAFRAYSSHDLEAAFSLGEDGV; encoded by the coding sequence ATGGTCACCGCGATCGTGTTCATCAAGGCCGACGTCGCACGGATCCCCGAGGTCGCCGAGGCGGTCGCCGCCATCGACGGCGTCAGCGAGGTGTACTCCGTGACCGGCGGGCTCGACCTGATCGCGCTCGTGCGGGTCGCACGGCACGAAGACCTGGCCACCGTCATCCCCGAACACGTCAACCGGGTGCCCGGCGTGCTGAGCACGGAGACGCACATCGCGTTCCGCGCGTACTCCAGCCACGACCTGGAGGCCGCCTTCAGCCTGGGCGAGGACGGTGTCTGA
- the trpD gene encoding anthranilate phosphoribosyltransferase produces MGAYTWSHVIGPLLRHEDLEAAATAWAMEQILSGAATPAQLAGFVIALRSKGETVTEVEGLVQTMREFATTISVPGRTLDVVGTGGDQAHTVNISTMSAIVAAGAGAKVVKHGNRAASSACGAADVLEELGIPLDLTGPQVAEVGERAGITFCFAAAFHPALRNAAVPRRELGVPTTFNLLGPLANPGDPSAQAVGVADGRVAGLMAGVLARRGVDALVFHGDDGLDELTTRTTSQVWTVGGGNVEGPVTLDPRELGIEPVSADALKGADATYNAKVVRALVDGETGPVRDVVLLNAGAALAAYTPQPGSVTERIRTGMDRAAEAIDSGAAKDVLDRWIAACAEVR; encoded by the coding sequence ATGGGTGCCTACACCTGGTCCCACGTCATCGGGCCGCTGTTGCGGCACGAGGACCTGGAGGCCGCCGCCACCGCGTGGGCGATGGAGCAGATCCTGTCCGGGGCCGCGACGCCGGCCCAGCTGGCCGGGTTCGTGATCGCGCTGCGGTCCAAGGGCGAGACGGTCACCGAGGTCGAGGGGCTCGTGCAGACGATGCGCGAGTTCGCGACCACGATCAGCGTTCCGGGCCGGACGCTGGACGTGGTCGGTACCGGCGGTGACCAAGCCCACACGGTGAACATCAGCACGATGTCCGCGATCGTCGCCGCGGGCGCCGGTGCGAAGGTCGTGAAGCACGGCAACCGGGCGGCCTCGTCCGCGTGCGGCGCCGCCGACGTACTCGAGGAGCTCGGGATTCCGCTCGACCTGACCGGTCCGCAGGTGGCCGAGGTGGGGGAGCGGGCCGGGATCACGTTCTGCTTCGCCGCTGCGTTCCACCCCGCGCTGCGGAACGCCGCCGTACCGCGCCGCGAGCTCGGCGTACCGACGACGTTCAACCTGCTCGGTCCGCTCGCGAACCCGGGCGACCCGTCGGCACAGGCGGTCGGCGTCGCGGACGGGCGGGTGGCCGGGCTGATGGCCGGCGTACTGGCGCGGCGCGGTGTCGACGCGCTGGTGTTCCACGGCGACGACGGCCTCGACGAGTTGACGACGCGTACGACGTCCCAGGTGTGGACCGTTGGTGGCGGCAACGTCGAGGGTCCGGTCACGCTGGATCCGCGCGAGCTCGGGATCGAGCCGGTGTCGGCGGACGCGCTGAAGGGCGCGGACGCGACGTACAACGCGAAGGTCGTCCGGGCGCTCGTCGACGGCGAGACCGGGCCGGTGCGGGATGTCGTACTGCTGAACGCCGGTGCGGCGCTGGCGGCGTACACGCCCCAACCAGGCAGTGTGACCGAGCGGATCCGGACCGGGATGGACCGGGCCGCCGAGGCGATCGACTCCGGTGCGGCGAAGGACGTGCTGGACCGGTGGATCGCGGCGTGCGCCGAGGTTCGCTGA
- a CDS encoding response regulator transcription factor, translated as MSSERPLKVLVYSDDRTTRESVRLALGKRPAADLPELSYVECATEPAVIKTMDKGGIDLAILDGEAVPAGGMGIARQLKDEIFQCPPVVVITGRPQDAWLATWSRAEGAVSHPIDPIKLAEVTADLLRQRLATLPAITS; from the coding sequence ATGAGTTCAGAGCGTCCGCTGAAGGTCCTGGTCTACAGCGACGACCGTACGACGCGGGAGTCGGTCCGGCTGGCCCTCGGCAAGCGGCCGGCGGCCGATCTGCCCGAGCTCTCCTACGTCGAGTGCGCGACCGAGCCGGCCGTGATCAAGACCATGGACAAGGGCGGGATCGACCTGGCCATCCTGGACGGCGAGGCCGTTCCGGCCGGTGGCATGGGCATCGCCCGGCAGTTGAAGGACGAGATCTTCCAGTGCCCGCCGGTGGTGGTGATCACCGGCCGCCCGCAGGACGCGTGGCTGGCCACCTGGTCGCGGGCCGAGGGCGCGGTGTCGCACCCGATCGACCCGATCAAGCTGGCCGAGGTCACCGCGGACCTGCTCCGGCAGCGGCTGGCAACGCTCCCCGCCATCACGTCCTGA